A single Pan troglodytes isolate AG18354 chromosome 19, NHGRI_mPanTro3-v2.0_pri, whole genome shotgun sequence DNA region contains:
- the KCNAB3 gene encoding voltage-gated potassium channel subunit beta-3 isoform X4 → MQVSIACTEQNLRSRSSEDRLCGPRPGPGGGNGGPAGGGHGNPPGGGGSGPKARAALVPRPPAPAGALRESTGRGTGMKYRNLGKSGLRVSCLGLGTWVTFGSQISDETAEDVLTVAYEHGVNLFDTAEVYAAGKAERTLGNILRSKGWRRSSYVITTKIFWGGQAETERGLSRKHIIEGLRGSLERLQLGYVDIVFANRSDPNCPMEEIVRAMTYVINQGLALYWGTSRWGAAEIMEAYSMARQFNLIPPVCEQAEHHLFQREKVEMQLPELYHKIGVGSVTWYPLACGLITSKYDGRVPDTCRASIKGYQWLKDKVQSEDGKKQQAKVMDLLPVAHQLGCTVAQLAIAWCLRSEGVSSVLLGVSSAEQLIEHLGALQVLSQLTPQTVMEIDGLLGNKPHSKK, encoded by the exons ATGCAGGTGTCTATCGCGTGTACCGAGCAGAACCTTCGCAGCCGGAGCAGTGAGGACCGTCTGTGTGGACCCCGGCCGGGCCCCGGGGGCGGTAATGGCGGGCCGGCCGGCGGGGGGCACGGGAATCCTCCGGGGGGTGGAGGGTCTGGCCCCAAGGCCCGAGCTGCACTGGTTCCCCGACCCCCAGCGCCCGCTGGGGCCCTCCGAGAGAGCACCGGCCGAGGCACTGGCATGAAATACAG GAACCTAGGGAAGTCTGGTCTTCGGGTATCCTGTCTTGGCCTAG GTACCTGGGTCACATTTGGTTCTCAGATCTCAGATGAG acAGCAGAGGATGTGCTGACTGTAGCCTATGAGCATGGTGTAAACCTGTTTGACACCGCCGAAGTGTATGCAGCAGGAAA GGCTGAAAGAACCCTAGGCAACATCCTCAGGAGCAAAGGTTGGAG GAGATCAAGCTATGTCATCACTACCAAGATTTTTTGGGGAGGACA GGCAGAAACTGAGCGAGGTTTAAGCCGAAAGCACATCATTGAGG GCTTGCGAGGATCCCTGGAACGCCTCCAGCTGGGATACGTGGACATTGTCTTTGCCAATCGCTCAGACCCCAACTGTCCTATGGAGG AGATTGTGCGAGCCATGACCTATGTCATCAACCAGGGCCTGGCCCTATACTGGGGGACATCCCGATGGGGGGCTGCAGAAATCATG GAGGCCTACTCCATGGCCAGACAGTTCAATCTGATTCCTCCAGTGTGTGAACAAGCGGAGCACCATCTGTTTCAGAGGGAGAAGGTGGAGATGCAGCTGCCAGAGCTCTACCACAAGATTG GAGTTGGATCAGTCACTTGGTACCCTCTAGCCTGTGGTCTCATTACTAGCAAGTATGATGGGCGAGTCCCAGATACTTGCAGGGCCTCCATCAAG GGCTACCAGTGGCTCAAGGACAAAGTGCAGAGTGAAGATGGCAAGAAGCAACAAGCCAAAGTCATGGACCTTCTTCCTGTCGCTCACCAGCTGGGCTGCACCGTGGCCCAGCTTGCTATTG CGTGGTGTCTCCGCAGTGAGGGTGTCAGCTCTGTCTTGCTGGGGGTGTCGAGTGCGGAGCAGTTGATAGAACACCTGGGCGCGCTACAG GTGCTGAGCCAGCTGACCCCGCAGACAGTGATGGAAATAGACGGGCTCCTGGGAAACAAGCCGCATTCCAAGAAGTAG
- the TRAPPC1 gene encoding trafficking protein particle complex subunit 1: MTVHNLYLFDRNGVCLHYSEWHRKKQAGIPKEEEYKLMYGMLFSIRSFVSKMSPLDMKDGFLAFQTSRYKLHYYETPTGIKVVMNTDLGVGPIRDVLHHIYSALYVELVVKNPLCPLGQTVQSELFRSRLDSYVRSLPFFSARAG, translated from the exons ATGACTGTCCACAACCTGTACCTGTTTGACCGGAATGGAGTGTGTCTGCACTACAGCGAATGGCACCGCAAGAAGCAAGCAGGGATTCCCAAGGAGGAG GAGTATAAGCTGATGTACGGGATGCTCTTCTCTATCCGCTCGTTTGTCAGCAAGATGTCCCCGCTAGACAT GAAGGATGGCTTCCTGGCCTTCCAAACTAGCCGTTACAAACTCCATTACTACGAGACGCCCACTGGGATCAAAGTTGTCATGAATACTGACTTGGGCGTGGGACCCATCCGAGATGTGCTGCACCACATCTACAGTGCG CTGTATGTGGAGCTGGTGGTGAAGAATCCCCTGTGCCCGCTGGGCCAAACTGTGCAAAGTGAGCTCTTTCGCTCCCGACTGGACTCCTATGTTCGCTCTCTGCCCTTCTTCTCTGCCCGGGCTGGCTGA
- the KCNAB3 gene encoding voltage-gated potassium channel subunit beta-3 isoform X5 yields MQVSIACTEQNLRSRSSEDRLCGPRPGPGGGNGGPAGGGHGNPPGGGGSGPKARAALVPRPPAPAGALRESTGRGTGMKYRNLGKSGLRVSCLGLGTWVTFGSQISDETAEDVLTVAYEHGVNLFDTAEVYAAGKAERTLGNILRSKGWRRSSYVITTKIFWGGQAETERGLSRKHIIEEIVRAMTYVINQGLALYWGTSRWGAAEIMEAYSMARQFNLIPPVCEQAEHHLFQREKVEMQLPELYHKIGVGSVTWYPLACGLITSKYDGRVPDTCRASIKGYQWLKDKVQSEDGKKQQAKVMDLLPVAHQLGCTVAQLAIAWCLRSEGVSSVLLGVSSAEQLIEHLGALQVLSQLTPQTVMEIDGLLGNKPHSKK; encoded by the exons ATGCAGGTGTCTATCGCGTGTACCGAGCAGAACCTTCGCAGCCGGAGCAGTGAGGACCGTCTGTGTGGACCCCGGCCGGGCCCCGGGGGCGGTAATGGCGGGCCGGCCGGCGGGGGGCACGGGAATCCTCCGGGGGGTGGAGGGTCTGGCCCCAAGGCCCGAGCTGCACTGGTTCCCCGACCCCCAGCGCCCGCTGGGGCCCTCCGAGAGAGCACCGGCCGAGGCACTGGCATGAAATACAG GAACCTAGGGAAGTCTGGTCTTCGGGTATCCTGTCTTGGCCTAG GTACCTGGGTCACATTTGGTTCTCAGATCTCAGATGAG acAGCAGAGGATGTGCTGACTGTAGCCTATGAGCATGGTGTAAACCTGTTTGACACCGCCGAAGTGTATGCAGCAGGAAA GGCTGAAAGAACCCTAGGCAACATCCTCAGGAGCAAAGGTTGGAG GAGATCAAGCTATGTCATCACTACCAAGATTTTTTGGGGAGGACA GGCAGAAACTGAGCGAGGTTTAAGCCGAAAGCACATCATTGAGG AGATTGTGCGAGCCATGACCTATGTCATCAACCAGGGCCTGGCCCTATACTGGGGGACATCCCGATGGGGGGCTGCAGAAATCATG GAGGCCTACTCCATGGCCAGACAGTTCAATCTGATTCCTCCAGTGTGTGAACAAGCGGAGCACCATCTGTTTCAGAGGGAGAAGGTGGAGATGCAGCTGCCAGAGCTCTACCACAAGATTG GAGTTGGATCAGTCACTTGGTACCCTCTAGCCTGTGGTCTCATTACTAGCAAGTATGATGGGCGAGTCCCAGATACTTGCAGGGCCTCCATCAAG GGCTACCAGTGGCTCAAGGACAAAGTGCAGAGTGAAGATGGCAAGAAGCAACAAGCCAAAGTCATGGACCTTCTTCCTGTCGCTCACCAGCTGGGCTGCACCGTGGCCCAGCTTGCTATTG CGTGGTGTCTCCGCAGTGAGGGTGTCAGCTCTGTCTTGCTGGGGGTGTCGAGTGCGGAGCAGTTGATAGAACACCTGGGCGCGCTACAG GTGCTGAGCCAGCTGACCCCGCAGACAGTGATGGAAATAGACGGGCTCCTGGGAAACAAGCCGCATTCCAAGAAGTAG
- the KCNAB3 gene encoding voltage-gated potassium channel subunit beta-3 isoform X1: MQVSIACTEQNLRSRSSEDRLCGPRPGPGGGNGGPAGGGHGNPPGGGGSGPKARAALVPRPPAPAGALRESTGRGTGMKYRNLGKSGLRVSCLGLGTWVTFGSQISDETAEDVLTVAYEHGVNLFDTAEVYAAGKAERTLGNILRSKGWRRSSYVITTKIFWGGQAETERGLSRKHIIEGLRGSLERLQLGYVDIVFANRSDPNCPMEEIVRAMTYVINQGLALYWGTSRWGAAEIMEAYSMARQFNLIPPVCEQAEHHLFQREKVEMQLPELYHKIGVGSVTWYPLACGLITSKYDGRVPDTCRASIKGYQWLKDKVQSEDGKKQQAKVMDLLPVAHQLGCTVAQLAIGRTLVVRDTSEIYVVTVPHQSSFFPPLAPAWCLRSEGVSSVLLGVSSAEQLIEHLGALQVLSQLTPQTVMEIDGLLGNKPHSKK; the protein is encoded by the exons ATGCAGGTGTCTATCGCGTGTACCGAGCAGAACCTTCGCAGCCGGAGCAGTGAGGACCGTCTGTGTGGACCCCGGCCGGGCCCCGGGGGCGGTAATGGCGGGCCGGCCGGCGGGGGGCACGGGAATCCTCCGGGGGGTGGAGGGTCTGGCCCCAAGGCCCGAGCTGCACTGGTTCCCCGACCCCCAGCGCCCGCTGGGGCCCTCCGAGAGAGCACCGGCCGAGGCACTGGCATGAAATACAG GAACCTAGGGAAGTCTGGTCTTCGGGTATCCTGTCTTGGCCTAG GTACCTGGGTCACATTTGGTTCTCAGATCTCAGATGAG acAGCAGAGGATGTGCTGACTGTAGCCTATGAGCATGGTGTAAACCTGTTTGACACCGCCGAAGTGTATGCAGCAGGAAA GGCTGAAAGAACCCTAGGCAACATCCTCAGGAGCAAAGGTTGGAG GAGATCAAGCTATGTCATCACTACCAAGATTTTTTGGGGAGGACA GGCAGAAACTGAGCGAGGTTTAAGCCGAAAGCACATCATTGAGG GCTTGCGAGGATCCCTGGAACGCCTCCAGCTGGGATACGTGGACATTGTCTTTGCCAATCGCTCAGACCCCAACTGTCCTATGGAGG AGATTGTGCGAGCCATGACCTATGTCATCAACCAGGGCCTGGCCCTATACTGGGGGACATCCCGATGGGGGGCTGCAGAAATCATG GAGGCCTACTCCATGGCCAGACAGTTCAATCTGATTCCTCCAGTGTGTGAACAAGCGGAGCACCATCTGTTTCAGAGGGAGAAGGTGGAGATGCAGCTGCCAGAGCTCTACCACAAGATTG GAGTTGGATCAGTCACTTGGTACCCTCTAGCCTGTGGTCTCATTACTAGCAAGTATGATGGGCGAGTCCCAGATACTTGCAGGGCCTCCATCAAG GGCTACCAGTGGCTCAAGGACAAAGTGCAGAGTGAAGATGGCAAGAAGCAACAAGCCAAAGTCATGGACCTTCTTCCTGTCGCTCACCAGCTGGGCTGCACCGTGGCCCAGCTTGCTATTG GGAGGACGCTTGTCGTCAGAGACACTTCTGAAATCTATGTGGTCACTGTTCCCCATCAgtcctctttttttcctcctctggccCCAGCGTGGTGTCTCCGCAGTGAGGGTGTCAGCTCTGTCTTGCTGGGGGTGTCGAGTGCGGAGCAGTTGATAGAACACCTGGGCGCGCTACAG GTGCTGAGCCAGCTGACCCCGCAGACAGTGATGGAAATAGACGGGCTCCTGGGAAACAAGCCGCATTCCAAGAAGTAG